Within the Flavobacterium sp. CG_23.5 genome, the region AAAATTATCTCCTAAAACCACATCCAATGAAGCAATGTCATTTTTAAATAAAGTTTTCTTACGGGTCAGATTAACCAAAACGGAACTTTTAAATAAGCCGTCATAATGCAATCCAAATTTCAAAAAGGATTTTGTAGAATTCTCTTGCAAAATGATATTCAGATCGTCTTTCCCGTCCGTTGGGTCTAATGAATAGGAAATCGAACTAAAATTTTGAGTAGCATTTAGGTTATTAATTCCAGTTAATAAATTATTATAAGTTGTTTTAACTCCTGGTTTGAATCTTAATTTTCCAATAACATAGTCTTTTGTATAATTTTCTAACTCATTACAGTTTATGTTTGTAATATTTAAACTGTCGCTTTCTATTTTTAATTTAGGCTTCTTATAGGGATTGGACTCGTCAACTAAGAGTTTTATTTTTTCAAATACAGCGAATGTCGCATCTTCTCCTTTTCTAATTATTTCTTTTCCTTTGTCAAATGAAATAACACCGTAATCTTTAATATCCGGTTTTATATAGATATCGGTATCTTCTATGTTTTTCTTCATTTTTTCTATCGAATGAAGATTTGTAATTTGCACCAGAATTCGTGTTGCATTTTTGAGTTGGTTCCTGCTTAATAGACCGTCCTGAACATCGACGCCTATAATAATATCCGCTCCCAGTTTTTTGACTTCCTCTATCGGATAATTGTTAGTCACTCCGCCATCTATAATTAGTTTTCCATCTATTTCTATAGGAGCAAAAACGGATGGAAATGCAGAACTGGCAATCATGGACTGCGCCAAATTACCTTTATTTAACACTACTGCTCCTCCAGTTTCTATATTAGTACCAATGCATAAAAAGGGAATGGGAAGTTTACTGAAATCTTTTACATCCCTTACATTTCTGGTCAGTCTGCTTAATAAATTATAATTGTACATCCCTTTTGACAATGCTTCGGGAATTCCTATTCTGAATTTATTAAAGGGTAAGACTAACGCATATAGTTCATCATTTCGTTTTTCATAAAAATTTTTGGACGATCTTGGGATGAAGTCATTCAATAGTTCATCAAAATTTGTTGACGTGAATATTGAATCAAGCTGACTGGCATTATATCCTGCAGCATACAATCCGCCAACAACGGCTCCCATACTAGTTCCTCCTATATAATCAATTTTAATACCGGATTCCTCCAATACTTTCAATACCCCGATATGCGCAAAGCCTTTGGCACCGCCGCCACTTAAAACTAAACCGATTTTTGGTCTTTTTTGCTCTTGCGAGAATGAATTTTGAACGACAAAGAAAATAGAAAATAGAAAATAAAAAATAGTTAAAAACCCCGCTGTTGAATGTCTTGTAAAGCCCCAGATGGCAGTAAAAAGCCTTGAAGGTAAAAAATCTATTTTTTCCTGAAAAAAAAGAGCGACCGTAGAAGCTCCTTTTTTTTTATTAGAAAAAAAGATTTTTTGCAGAAAGCTTGAAACGAACAGCTGGAATAGGCTCATAAAAAAAACGCTAGTTGTTCTTGTAAAATTCGACAATTTTTTTTGCTTTTGATACTCCTATAACGCCAGAAATATCATTTTCTGTCGCTAATTTCAATCTTTTAACACTTTTAAAATGTTGAATTAACGTTAGCATTGTTTTCTCACCAATTCCTGGAATACTTTCTATCGAAGAATTCAGTGCCGCTTTGCTCCTTTTATCCCTATGATGCGTAATTCCAAAACGGTGCGCCTCGTTACGCAATTGCTGAATCACTTTCAAGGTTTCCGATTTTTTGTCTAAATAAAGCGGAATGGAATCGCCGGGGTAAAATAATTCTTCCAGTCTTTTGGCAATTCCAATTACGGTAATTTTTCCTCTCAGACCCAATTCATCAATACTTTTCAGTGCCGATGACAATTGCCCTTTTCCACCATCAATGATGATTAATTGTGGCAAAGGCTGTTCTTCATCTAATAATCTTTTGTAACGGCGATAAACTACTTCGGTCATCGAAGCAAAATCATCGGGGCCTTCGACGGTTTTTATATTAAAATGGCGGTAGTCTTTTTTGCTTGGTTTCCCATCTTTAAAAACCACACAGGCGGCAACAGGATTGGTTCCTTGGATATTCGAATTATCAAAACATTCGATATGTCGTGGTTCGACCGGCAATCGCAGGTCTTTTTGCATTTGCGCCATAATCCTTTTGGTGTGGCGCTCCGGATCTACAATTTGCAATTGCTTCAACTGTTCAATTCGGTAAAACTTAGCGTTCCGAATAGACAAATCCAAAATTTGTTTTTTGTCACCCAATTGCGGAACGGTAATTTTTATATTTTCTCCCAAATCAACATGGAAGGGAACAATAACTTCTCGAGACAATAAATGAAAACGCTCCCTTAATTCGACAATCGCCAATTCTAATAACTCTTCGTCGGTTTCGTCTAGTTTCTTTTTGATCTCCATGGTATGCGACCGAATTATCGAACCATGTGAAATTTGTAAAAAATTGACATAAGCAGCACTTTCATCAGAAACTATCGAAAATACATCAATATTGGTAATTTTAGGATTTACTATGGTAGAACGAGATTGATAGTTCTCCAGCACTTCTATTTTTTCTTTGATTTTTTGGGCTTCTTCAAAATGCATGTCAGCAGCCAAATCAGTCATGACACGTTTGAAATCTTTCATGCTTTCTTTAAAATTCCCTTTCAGAATTTCACGAATCGCATCCACTTGCCTTTGGTAATTTTCTAAAGTTTCATGACCTTCACATGGTCCCATACAATTACCGATATGATATTCGAGACAAACCTTGAATTTTCCGCTTTCGATATTGCTTTTACTTAAATCATAGTTACAAGTTCGAAGTGGATACAGCTCTTTAATCAGTTCCAAAATAGTACTGACCGTTTTGAAACTGGTGTAGGGCCCAAAATATTCCGATCCGTCTTTGACCATTCTCCGAGTAGCAAATATGCGGGAAAAAGGTTCTTTCTTGATACACAACCACGGATAACTTTTGTCATCGCGCAACAACACATTATACCGAGGCTGCAAGGTTTTTATAAGGTTGTTTTCCAATAAAAGCGCGTCCGTTTCCGTAGGAACAACTATGTGTCTTATGGTTACAATCTTTTTTACAAGCACATTGGTTTTGGCTGTATCATGAATTTTATTAAAATAAGAAGAAACCCTTTTTTTTAAATTTTTGGCTTTGCCCACATACAAAATTTTCCCTTCTTTGTCGTAATATTGATATACCCCGGGATTATCTGGCAAGGTTTGAATTTGAAGGGCTAAAGTTGTTGGATTCATGTAACAAAGTTAATCTCAAAATTTCCGAAATACAAATCAATACCATTGAAATCTTTTTGTTGAAAGTTTTATCAAAAATTTAGTTTGTGATTCGTAATTATCGTTATTTTTATCTTTTCAAGAACTTATGATAAAAAATAATTCCGCACCAATAATAATTTTTGGCGAAAGCATTATTCCAGGCGAAAGCAAAACCATTAATGTGGAAATTGCCCGACTACATACCACAACCAAATTAAATATCCCTGTTATTGTCCGCCGTTCTAAAATTGATGGACCTGTTGTACTTTTCTCAGCAGGAATTCATGGTGACGAGATCAATGGAGTGGAAATCGTTCGACAGCTAATCAGCAAAAAAATTAACAGGCCAAAAAAAGGAACAATCATCTGCATTCCTATCATAAACGTATATGGATTTGTCAATAAATCACGGGAATTTCCGGATGGCAGAGATTTAAATAGAGTATTTCCCGGAAGTAAAACGGGTTCTTTGGCTAGTCGATTTGCATTCCATATTTTGACTGAAATCATGCCAGTTGTAAATTATGCCGTTGATTTTCATGCTGGTGGCGCCAGCCGATTCAATGCGCCTCAAATTCGCCTTACTCATAATAATGAAGAATTAAAAGTATTGGCTGATGTGTTCAATGCTCCTTTTACTTTGTATTCAAAAAATATTTCTGGTTCTTTTAGAAGTGCCAGCGAAAAATTAAATGTGAAAATGTTGCTTTTTGAAGGCGGAAAATCTCTTGATATTAATAATGCTATAGCCAATGAAGGCGTAAATGGCGTCAAACGATTGCTTTCACATCTTGATATGTTAGATCCCAAACACATCGTTACGGAACAAAAAACACCAACCATCTATATTGAAAAATCTGGCTGGGTTAGAGCTAAATGTTCGGGATTATTGCATGATTACAACACCATAGGAACTTTTTTGAAAAAAGGATCTATCCTTGCCACCATAACGGATCCCTACGGAAAATTTGAACGAAAAATAAAAGCCCCGAATGACGGTTACGTAATAAATGCAAATCTTTCACCTATTGTATATGAAGGCGATGCTATTTATCACATGTCAAATACTGCAGAAAATGGAGAGGAATAAAAAGAATTTACGAATAAAGTATAAAGCACTGCGGAAACAAATTGGTGAATATGAGTTGGAAGAAATGAGTTTGGCAATTGCCAATAAACTGCTGAAACTTCCTATTTGGGAGAAAAGCTATTTTCATATTTTCTTACCCATAACGGAACATCATGAGGTAAATACCGAATTTATTCTGCATCTACTTTCCGGTAAAGACAAGGACATAATTATTTCTAAAAGTGATTTTGAAACTAGAAAAATGACCCATTTCTTACTGACGGACAACACCAAAATTAAAAAAAATAAATACAATATCCCGGAACCAGTTGATGGAATTGAAGTTCCTTCCCATAAAATTGAGGTCGTTTTTGTTCCGCTTTTAGCTTTCGACAAAAAAGGTCATCGGGTGGGTTACGGTAAAGGGTTTTATGATATTCTTTTATCTGAATGCAATCCGGAAACCATTAAAATTGGATTTTCATTTTTTGAAGCCGAAGAAACAATCACAGATATCTTTGAAAGTGACATACAATTGGATTTTTGTGTAACACCAAATTCAATTTATTCGTTTTAGTTTTTTATCCGTACTTTCGCAGCGGATAAAACCAAAGTAAACTATGAAAATATTTAAAAATTCCAGATTCGCAGTAACTATTCTAGTTGGCATATTTGCGATTTCATTATCAAATTGCACGATTCACACAAGAACGGGCACAAACAGATCTTCTTATAACGCCAAAAAACTTCCCCCAGGACAAGCGAAAAAAATATATGGTGGAAAAAGCGCTAAACGCTATGCACCTGGACAAAACAAATAATAAAAAAGACCTATTTCATAATTTGAAATAGGTCTTTCTTATTTTATTGATAGGATGAAATCTATTTGTGATGAAATGCTTTTTTATTGAAAAAAATCAAGATTCCAACACCTGTTGAAATCGCCATATCGGCAACATTGAAAATTGCATTAAAAAAAGTAAAATTTCTTCCGCCCCAAATTGGCACCCAATTAGGTAAATCTCCTTGCCAAAAAGGAAAATAAAACATATCGACTACTTTACCATGAAACCAAGTCCCATAAGGTCTATCTGAAAACAATGTGGCCAATTCTTGGTGGCTGTCATTAAAAACAACGCCGTAAAATACAGAATCTATTATGTTTCCAAAAGCTCCTGCAAGGATTAATGCAATGGCAACAATTAAGTAATTAGAGCTCTGTTTTCTTTCAACAGAATCCCATAACCAATATCCAATACCCCCAACAGCAACTAATCTAAAAAGTGTGAGGAATAATTTTCCGTAAGCTCCAGGAATAACTGTTCCCCAAGCCATTCCTTCATTTTCAATGAAAAGAATTTTAAACCATTTGAAGACTTCTACTTCTTCACCTAAAATAAAATTAGTTTTGATGTATATTTTTGAAACTTGATCAACAAGCAATATGATAAAAATAAGGAGATACGCTTTTCGTAAAGACATTTTATAAATTTTAATGGCGCAAAAGTAACAATTTAATCAAAAAAAACGCTCCCTTAGGAGCGTTAAATATTACACAACAAGTAGTTTATCTTTGCAAATTCTTTGCTTCGATGCTCATTGTAGCGTGAGGAACGATTTTCAATCTTTCTTTCCCTATTAATTTACCTGTAACTTTACACACACCATATGTTCTGTTTTCTACACGAAAGAGCGCATTTTTCAAATCTCGAATAAACTTTTCTTGACGAATAGCTAGTTGCGAGTTTGCTTCTTTAGACATAGTTTCGCTTCCTTCTTCGAATGCTTTGAATGTTGGAGATGTATCATCTGTCCCATTATTCAAGTCATTCATATAAGCACTTTTTATCAAATCTAAATCTGCTTGTGCTTTTTGTATTTTGTTAAGTATTATCACTTTGAACTCTGCTAAATCTGCGTCAGAGTATCTTGTAGCTTCATCTACCATATTCTATTATTTTGAAATTAATATCATTGTTTTTATTTCGTCAAATTCAATTTCCGTACCGTTTTCTATTTCATCTTCAAAAACCAAATCATTAGTTAATGTTTCCGATTTAATATAGTCTACATTTTTGAGAATTGCTTGTTCCAAAAGTCCATTTCTTTTCAATTGAACCTTAATTTTATCAGTAACTTCAAATCCTGAATCTTTACGGATATTCTGAATTCTGTTTACTAATTCTCTTGCAATACCTTCTTGTTTCAACTCCTCAGAAATTGTAATATCAAGCGCAACCGTTATTCCGTTTGAATTGGCAACCAGCCAACCTTCAATATCTTGCGATGTTATTTCTACATCTTCTAATGTTAAAGTTACGTTATTTCCTGCAATAACAATATCCAAGCTTCCTTCCTTGTCCAATTGAGCGATTTGCTCTTTTGAAAACCCTTGTATCTCCTTAGAAATCAAGCCCATATCCTTTCCGAAACGAGGTCCTAGTGCCTTGAAATTTGGCTTAATTTGTTTCACCAAAATACCAGAAGCATCGTCCAAAAGTACGATTTCCTTCACGTTTACCTCTGCTTTTATAAGGTCAGAAACAGCCTCAATTTCAGCTCTCTGATTCTCGTCAAGTACTGGTATCATTACCTTTTGCAAAGGTTGACGCACCTTTATCATTTCCTTTTTTCGAAGCGATAAAACCAATGATGAAATGGTCTGTGCCTTCTGCATCTTGCTCTCTAACATTTTATTAACATAGTTTTCAACCGAAATTGGGAACTCTGCCAAATGTACACTCTCGTATTTTTCTTCCCGAAGCGTCGGGATTGTTGGTACTGTTAAGTCTCTGTAAAGTTTATCCATAAAGAATGGCGCAATAGGCGCGCCTAGTTTACTTATGGTCAACAAACAGGTATATAAAGTTTGATAAGCCGCGATTTTATCTTGCGCATATTCCCCTTTCCAGAAGCGTCTTCTGCACAAACGAACGTACCAGTTACTCAAGTTTTCCTGTACAAATTCAGAGATTGCACGAGCTGCTTTCGTTGGTTCGTAATCCGCATAAAAACTATCTACATCTTTCACCAAAGTATTTAATTCTGAAATAATCCATTGGTCAATTTCCGGTCTTTCGTTTAGCGGAATTTCTGCTTCTTCGAATTTGAAACCGTCAATATTGGCATATAAACTAAAGAATGAATACGTATTGTATAATGTTCCGAAGAATTTACGACGAACCTCAGCGATTCCTTCTAAGTCAAATTTCAGGTTGTCCCAAGGATTTGCATTCGATATCATATACCAACGCGTCGCATCAGGACCGTATTCTTTTAATGTTTCGAAAGGATCCGCAGCATTGCCTAAACGTTTGGACATTTTTTGTCCGTTTTTGTCTAAAACCAATCCATTAGAAACTACATTTTTGTACGCTACTTTATCGAAAACTAATGTTCCAATAGCATGCAACGTATAAAACCAACCACGCGTTTGATCGACACCTTCAGCAATAAAATCAGCCGGGAAGTCTTTATTTTCGTCAATCTTATCTTTGTTTTCAAAGGGATAATGCCATTGTGCATAAGGCATTGAACCCGAATCAAACCAAACGTCAATCAAATCAGCTTCGCGCGTCATCGGTTTGCCAGAAGCAGAAACCAAAGTAATTTCATCCACTACATTTTTATGTAAATCAACTAAATCGTAATTTGATTCCGCCATATTCCCAATTTCAAACCCTTTGAAAGGATTTTCTTTTTGGAAACCTGCAGCGATAGATTTTTCTATTTCGTTGTATAATTCTTCAACAGAACCAATTAGAATCTCTTCGGTTCCTTCTTCAGTTCTCCAGATTGGCAGTGGAATTCCCCAATATCTGGAACGCGATAAATTCCAGTCATTGGCGTTTTTCAACCAATTTCCAAAACGACCTTCTCCGGTAGCTTTTGGCTTCCAGTTAATTGTTTCATTCAAGTCAAACATTCTGTCTCGAACCTCCGTGATTTTTATAAACCAAGAATCTAAAGGATAATATAAAATAGGTTTATCGGTTCTCCAGCAATGTGGATAACTGTGTACGTATTTCTCTACTTTGAAGGCTTTATTTTCTTCTTTTAATCGAATGGCAAGCTCCACGTCTATAGAACGTTCTGGCGCTTCACCATCGTTATAATATTCGTTTTTTACATATTTTCCGGCATATTCACCCATGTGAGAAGTGAATTTTCCTTGTAAATCTACTAACGGAACAGGATTTCCATTTTCGTCTAAAACTAACATTGGCGGAACTTCTGGCGTAGCTTCCTTAGCCACTTTTGCATCATCAGCACCAAATGTTGGCGCAGTATGTACAATTCCTGTTCCATCTTCGGTAGTTACAAAATCACCTGAAATTACTCGGAAAGCATTTTCTGGATTTTGATACGGTAATGTAAATGGCAACAATTGCTCGTATTTTATTCCCACTAAATCAGAACCTTTGCATTCCGCAAGAACTTGGTAAGGAATTTTCTTATCGCCTTCTTTGAAATTTTCAAAATCAGCTGGTTCCCCACTTTCGAAGAAACCTTTTCCGAATTGTTTTCCAACTAAATTCTTAGCCAAAATCAATGTTGCCGGACGAAAAGTATATTGGTTAAATGTTTTTACTAAAGCATATT harbors:
- a CDS encoding patatin-like phospholipase family protein; protein product: MSLFQLFVSSFLQKIFFSNKKKGASTVALFFQEKIDFLPSRLFTAIWGFTRHSTAGFLTIFYFLFSIFFVVQNSFSQEQKRPKIGLVLSGGGAKGFAHIGVLKVLEESGIKIDYIGGTSMGAVVGGLYAAGYNASQLDSIFTSTNFDELLNDFIPRSSKNFYEKRNDELYALVLPFNKFRIGIPEALSKGMYNYNLLSRLTRNVRDVKDFSKLPIPFLCIGTNIETGGAVVLNKGNLAQSMIASSAFPSVFAPIEIDGKLIIDGGVTNNYPIEEVKKLGADIIIGVDVQDGLLSRNQLKNATRILVQITNLHSIEKMKKNIEDTDIYIKPDIKDYGVISFDKGKEIIRKGEDATFAVFEKIKLLVDESNPYKKPKLKIESDSLNITNINCNELENYTKDYVIGKLRFKPGVKTTYNNLLTGINNLNATQNFSSISYSLDPTDGKDDLNIILQENSTKSFLKFGLHYDGLFKSSVLVNLTRKKTLFKNDIASLDVVLGDNFRYNLDYYIDNGFNLSFGFKSQFNQFNRNVTKEISSLDLGALGINSVNVDFSDVTNQIYFQSLFVQKFLIGGGIEYKFLKIKSETLANIDPIIDKSSYGSLFGYMKYDSFDDKYFPKKGWYFSGDIQSYLISSDYTGNFHPFSIAKGDFGIAGTLFKKTTFKFQTEAGFSFGSDSVNFFNFLLGGYGYNMINNFRHFYGYDFLSIAGNSYIKSTATVDYEFYKNNHFNFSANFANIGDRLFETVDWISIPKYSGYALGYGLETIIGPVEIKYSWSPENSRGYTWFSIGFMF
- the uvrC gene encoding excinuclease ABC subunit UvrC, whose translation is MNPTTLALQIQTLPDNPGVYQYYDKEGKILYVGKAKNLKKRVSSYFNKIHDTAKTNVLVKKIVTIRHIVVPTETDALLLENNLIKTLQPRYNVLLRDDKSYPWLCIKKEPFSRIFATRRMVKDGSEYFGPYTSFKTVSTILELIKELYPLRTCNYDLSKSNIESGKFKVCLEYHIGNCMGPCEGHETLENYQRQVDAIREILKGNFKESMKDFKRVMTDLAADMHFEEAQKIKEKIEVLENYQSRSTIVNPKITNIDVFSIVSDESAAYVNFLQISHGSIIRSHTMEIKKKLDETDEELLELAIVELRERFHLLSREVIVPFHVDLGENIKITVPQLGDKKQILDLSIRNAKFYRIEQLKQLQIVDPERHTKRIMAQMQKDLRLPVEPRHIECFDNSNIQGTNPVAACVVFKDGKPSKKDYRHFNIKTVEGPDDFASMTEVVYRRYKRLLDEEQPLPQLIIIDGGKGQLSSALKSIDELGLRGKITVIGIAKRLEELFYPGDSIPLYLDKKSETLKVIQQLRNEAHRFGITHHRDKRSKAALNSSIESIPGIGEKTMLTLIQHFKSVKRLKLATENDISGVIGVSKAKKIVEFYKNN
- a CDS encoding succinylglutamate desuccinylase/aspartoacylase family protein: MIKNNSAPIIIFGESIIPGESKTINVEIARLHTTTKLNIPVIVRRSKIDGPVVLFSAGIHGDEINGVEIVRQLISKKINRPKKGTIICIPIINVYGFVNKSREFPDGRDLNRVFPGSKTGSLASRFAFHILTEIMPVVNYAVDFHAGGASRFNAPQIRLTHNNEELKVLADVFNAPFTLYSKNISGSFRSASEKLNVKMLLFEGGKSLDINNAIANEGVNGVKRLLSHLDMLDPKHIVTEQKTPTIYIEKSGWVRAKCSGLLHDYNTIGTFLKKGSILATITDPYGKFERKIKAPNDGYVINANLSPIVYEGDAIYHMSNTAENGEE
- a CDS encoding 5-formyltetrahydrofolate cyclo-ligase, producing MERNKKNLRIKYKALRKQIGEYELEEMSLAIANKLLKLPIWEKSYFHIFLPITEHHEVNTEFILHLLSGKDKDIIISKSDFETRKMTHFLLTDNTKIKKNKYNIPEPVDGIEVPSHKIEVVFVPLLAFDKKGHRVGYGKGFYDILLSECNPETIKIGFSFFEAEETITDIFESDIQLDFCVTPNSIYSF
- a CDS encoding lipoprotein signal peptidase encodes the protein MSLRKAYLLIFIILLVDQVSKIYIKTNFILGEEVEVFKWFKILFIENEGMAWGTVIPGAYGKLFLTLFRLVAVGGIGYWLWDSVERKQSSNYLIVAIALILAGAFGNIIDSVFYGVVFNDSHQELATLFSDRPYGTWFHGKVVDMFYFPFWQGDLPNWVPIWGGRNFTFFNAIFNVADMAISTGVGILIFFNKKAFHHK
- a CDS encoding TraR/DksA family transcriptional regulator — protein: MVDEATRYSDADLAEFKVIILNKIQKAQADLDLIKSAYMNDLNNGTDDTSPTFKAFEEGSETMSKEANSQLAIRQEKFIRDLKNALFRVENRTYGVCKVTGKLIGKERLKIVPHATMSIEAKNLQR
- the ileS gene encoding isoleucine--tRNA ligase, yielding MSTKFTEYKGLDLPTVASEVLDFWKKENIFEKSVTTREGNQPFVFFEGPPSANGLPGIHHVMARAIKDIFCRYKTQKGFQVKRKAGWDTHGLPVELGTEKELGITKEDIGKTISIEEYNEACKKTVMRYTDVWNDLTERMGYWVDMEDPYVTYKSKYMETVWWILKQIYNKDLMYKGYTIQPYSPKAGTGLSSHEVNQPGSYRDVTDTTVVAQFKVIEEHRELLFSKFYEYITSKNLQHYKLEALDLDEIFILAWTTTPWTLPSNTALTVGPRIEYALVKTFNQYTFRPATLILAKNLVGKQFGKGFFESGEPADFENFKEGDKKIPYQVLAECKGSDLVGIKYEQLLPFTLPYQNPENAFRVISGDFVTTEDGTGIVHTAPTFGADDAKVAKEATPEVPPMLVLDENGNPVPLVDLQGKFTSHMGEYAGKYVKNEYYNDGEAPERSIDVELAIRLKEENKAFKVEKYVHSYPHCWRTDKPILYYPLDSWFIKITEVRDRMFDLNETINWKPKATGEGRFGNWLKNANDWNLSRSRYWGIPLPIWRTEEGTEEILIGSVEELYNEIEKSIAAGFQKENPFKGFEIGNMAESNYDLVDLHKNVVDEITLVSASGKPMTREADLIDVWFDSGSMPYAQWHYPFENKDKIDENKDFPADFIAEGVDQTRGWFYTLHAIGTLVFDKVAYKNVVSNGLVLDKNGQKMSKRLGNAADPFETLKEYGPDATRWYMISNANPWDNLKFDLEGIAEVRRKFFGTLYNTYSFFSLYANIDGFKFEEAEIPLNERPEIDQWIISELNTLVKDVDSFYADYEPTKAARAISEFVQENLSNWYVRLCRRRFWKGEYAQDKIAAYQTLYTCLLTISKLGAPIAPFFMDKLYRDLTVPTIPTLREEKYESVHLAEFPISVENYVNKMLESKMQKAQTISSLVLSLRKKEMIKVRQPLQKVMIPVLDENQRAEIEAVSDLIKAEVNVKEIVLLDDASGILVKQIKPNFKALGPRFGKDMGLISKEIQGFSKEQIAQLDKEGSLDIVIAGNNVTLTLEDVEITSQDIEGWLVANSNGITVALDITISEELKQEGIARELVNRIQNIRKDSGFEVTDKIKVQLKRNGLLEQAILKNVDYIKSETLTNDLVFEDEIENGTEIEFDEIKTMILISK